A region from the Hypomesus transpacificus isolate Combined female chromosome 11, fHypTra1, whole genome shotgun sequence genome encodes:
- the rtkn2 gene encoding rhotekin-2 isoform X1, whose amino-acid sequence MANTDDPREVQNFRRNTSSRSSVSACSSLAMEIKRKKIRESTVFLQSEDTNIQEKIDFEIRMREGAYKLLVASSKREQVLNASKNLLTCNSRIKAYLTELQKKNEEQDMMKASQRRSFPVSNERVACPGKVAISGLRIPLMWKDSDHFNNKGSSRRVAVFCLVRIGSHVFDTEMVVVDRSLTDICFEGVTIFSEASPQFDLKVELYSSAIEDETTMVNTPKKLAKKLRNSFGRTSGRKLCPLLEAGDPDAFLQSNPIPPGARYSLLAYTSLSLDEAEGSFQSHSLIILQDAESSSWLPLYGNLCCCLVAQPLCMTQHMMTGYLSQEQRVEGMFRCCSLYCALSAGSLSCYYTPEEITAKVEPSLRIPIHKDTRITVVDKDPGSGRRSNSLTIINPVPGGSQAHVFSADTRQELEDWLEAFWQHFYDQSKWLHCCNQLMKIEVLSPRKPPLFLTKQADSVYNDLSINSPGKLESITDIIHSKIEETGGHFLIGHEEEREPPNWSTLFDGTRPMVVQKTVLKPIKDSPCPSPASSSSSSNANKKRRAPPPPSDQQPYTPEATPTRPAKPPLPPPPLLHQEKENRGTQARLRTKTGRPSLDTKFSAIIQQLQRNQIPARKNAPLGQVELSGPQLLLGGYQAPEQDDPPRLAPVPAPRSKMRKSFREKINPKAW is encoded by the exons ATGGCGAATACGGATGATCCGCGGGAGGTTCAAAATTTCAGAAGAAACACTAGTTCCAGATCATCTGTTTCAGCATGCTCCTCTCTCGCTATGGAgatcaaaagaaagaaaataagagAAAGTACTGTGTTTTTGCAGTCCGAG GACACCAACATCCAGGAGAAGATCGATTTTGAGATCCGCATGCGAGAGGGTGCCTACAAACTGCTGGTGGCCAGCAGTAAAAGAGAGCAGGTACTCAACGCTTCCAAGAACCTCCTGACCTGCAACTCACGCATCAAGGCCTACCTCACAGAGCTGCAGAAGAAGAACGAGGAACAGGATATGATGAAGGCCTcccagagaag ATCGTTTCCAGTTTCTAATGAACGCGTGGCTTGTCCAGGGAAAGTGGCAATATCCG GCCTGCGAATTCCGTTAATGTGGAAGGATTCTGACCATTTCAATAACAAAGGCA GTTCACGGAGAGTGGCAGTCTTCTGCCTGGTGAGAATTGGATCACATGTGTTTGACACAGAGATGGTGGTTGTGGACCGATCGTTGACCGACATTTGCTTTGAAGGTGTAACAATATT CAGTGAGGCATCGCCCCAGTTTGACCTGAAGGTGGAGCTGTACAGCAGTGCCATCGAGGACGAGACCACTATGGTCAACACCCCCAAGAAGCTGGCAAAGAAGCTGCGAAACTCCTTCGGCCGAACCTCCGGCAGGAAactctgccccctgctggaaGCGGGAGACCCTGACGCCTTCCTCCAGTCCAATCCTATCCCACC AGGGGCCAGGTACAGCCTGTTGGCTTACACTTCTCTGAGCCTGGACGAGGCTGAGGGCAGCTTCCAGTCCCACTCTCTCATCATCCTCCAGGACG CTGAGTCATCCTCCTGGCTGCCGCTCTATGGTAACCTGTGTTGCTGCCTTGTGGCCCAGCCCCTCTGCATGACCCAGCACATGATGACAGGCTACCTCAGTCAGGAG CAAAGGGTGGAGGGTATGTTCCGCTGCTGTAGTCTGTACTGTGCCCTCAGCGCTGGCTCTCTGTCCTGCTACTACACCCCCGAGGAAATCACTGCCAAGGTGGAGCCCTCGCTACGCATCCCCATCCACAAG GACACCAGGATCACAGTGGTGGATAAAGATCCAGGGTCAGGAAGGCGGTCCAACAGTCTGACCATCATCAACCCTGTTCCGGGAGGCTCTCAGGCCCACGTCTTCAGCGCTGACACCaggcaggagctggaggactggctgGAGGCCTTTTGGCAGCACTTCTATGACCAGA GTAAGTGGCTGCACTGCTGTAACCAGCTGATGAAGATTGAGGTCCTGTCGCCACGGAAACCCCCTCTGTTCCTCACCAAACAGGCTGACTCCGTCTACAATGACCTGA GTATCAACTCTCCTGGAAAGTTAGAGAGCATCACAGACATCATCCACAGCAAAATTGAGGAAACAGGAGGTCACTTCCTTATTGGccacgaggaggagagggaaccgCCTAACTGGTCTACTCTGTTTGATGGGACGCGCCCTATGGTTGTGCAGAAGACTGTCCTGAAGCCAATCAAAGACAGCCCCTGTCCTAGCcccgcctccagctcctcctcctccaatgcCAACAAGAAAAGAcgggccccgcccccaccctcgGACcagcagccttacaccccagAAGCCACGCCCACCAGGCCAGCTaaaccccctcttcctcctcctcctcttcttcaccagGAGAAGGAGAACAGGGGCACTCAGGCAAGACTGAGAACCAAGACTGGGCGGCCTTCTCTGGACACTAAGTTCTCCGCCATCATCCAGCAGCTCCAGAGGAACCAGATCCCAGCCCGGAAGAACGCCCCCTTGGGCCAGGTGGAGCTCTCTGGGCCCCAGCTCCTGCTGGGGGGGTACCAGGCTCCAGAGCAGGACGACCCCCCCAGACTGGCGCCGGTACCAGCTCCACGGAGCAAGATGCGGAAGTCTTTCAGGGAGAAGATTAACCCTAAAGCCTGGTGA
- the rtkn2 gene encoding rhotekin-2 isoform X2 — MANTDDPREVQNFRRNTSSRSSVSACSSLAMEIKRKKIRESTVFLQSEDTNIQEKIDFEIRMREGAYKLLVASSKREQVLNASKNLLTCNSRIKAYLTELQKKNEEQDMMKASQRRSFPVSNERVACPGKVAISGLRIPLMWKDSDHFNNKGSSRRVAVFCLVRIGSHVFDTEMVVVDRSLTDICFEGVTIFEASPQFDLKVELYSSAIEDETTMVNTPKKLAKKLRNSFGRTSGRKLCPLLEAGDPDAFLQSNPIPPGARYSLLAYTSLSLDEAEGSFQSHSLIILQDAESSSWLPLYGNLCCCLVAQPLCMTQHMMTGYLSQEQRVEGMFRCCSLYCALSAGSLSCYYTPEEITAKVEPSLRIPIHKDTRITVVDKDPGSGRRSNSLTIINPVPGGSQAHVFSADTRQELEDWLEAFWQHFYDQSKWLHCCNQLMKIEVLSPRKPPLFLTKQADSVYNDLSINSPGKLESITDIIHSKIEETGGHFLIGHEEEREPPNWSTLFDGTRPMVVQKTVLKPIKDSPCPSPASSSSSSNANKKRRAPPPPSDQQPYTPEATPTRPAKPPLPPPPLLHQEKENRGTQARLRTKTGRPSLDTKFSAIIQQLQRNQIPARKNAPLGQVELSGPQLLLGGYQAPEQDDPPRLAPVPAPRSKMRKSFREKINPKAW; from the exons ATGGCGAATACGGATGATCCGCGGGAGGTTCAAAATTTCAGAAGAAACACTAGTTCCAGATCATCTGTTTCAGCATGCTCCTCTCTCGCTATGGAgatcaaaagaaagaaaataagagAAAGTACTGTGTTTTTGCAGTCCGAG GACACCAACATCCAGGAGAAGATCGATTTTGAGATCCGCATGCGAGAGGGTGCCTACAAACTGCTGGTGGCCAGCAGTAAAAGAGAGCAGGTACTCAACGCTTCCAAGAACCTCCTGACCTGCAACTCACGCATCAAGGCCTACCTCACAGAGCTGCAGAAGAAGAACGAGGAACAGGATATGATGAAGGCCTcccagagaag ATCGTTTCCAGTTTCTAATGAACGCGTGGCTTGTCCAGGGAAAGTGGCAATATCCG GCCTGCGAATTCCGTTAATGTGGAAGGATTCTGACCATTTCAATAACAAAGGCA GTTCACGGAGAGTGGCAGTCTTCTGCCTGGTGAGAATTGGATCACATGTGTTTGACACAGAGATGGTGGTTGTGGACCGATCGTTGACCGACATTTGCTTTGAAGGTGTAACAATATT TGAGGCATCGCCCCAGTTTGACCTGAAGGTGGAGCTGTACAGCAGTGCCATCGAGGACGAGACCACTATGGTCAACACCCCCAAGAAGCTGGCAAAGAAGCTGCGAAACTCCTTCGGCCGAACCTCCGGCAGGAAactctgccccctgctggaaGCGGGAGACCCTGACGCCTTCCTCCAGTCCAATCCTATCCCACC AGGGGCCAGGTACAGCCTGTTGGCTTACACTTCTCTGAGCCTGGACGAGGCTGAGGGCAGCTTCCAGTCCCACTCTCTCATCATCCTCCAGGACG CTGAGTCATCCTCCTGGCTGCCGCTCTATGGTAACCTGTGTTGCTGCCTTGTGGCCCAGCCCCTCTGCATGACCCAGCACATGATGACAGGCTACCTCAGTCAGGAG CAAAGGGTGGAGGGTATGTTCCGCTGCTGTAGTCTGTACTGTGCCCTCAGCGCTGGCTCTCTGTCCTGCTACTACACCCCCGAGGAAATCACTGCCAAGGTGGAGCCCTCGCTACGCATCCCCATCCACAAG GACACCAGGATCACAGTGGTGGATAAAGATCCAGGGTCAGGAAGGCGGTCCAACAGTCTGACCATCATCAACCCTGTTCCGGGAGGCTCTCAGGCCCACGTCTTCAGCGCTGACACCaggcaggagctggaggactggctgGAGGCCTTTTGGCAGCACTTCTATGACCAGA GTAAGTGGCTGCACTGCTGTAACCAGCTGATGAAGATTGAGGTCCTGTCGCCACGGAAACCCCCTCTGTTCCTCACCAAACAGGCTGACTCCGTCTACAATGACCTGA GTATCAACTCTCCTGGAAAGTTAGAGAGCATCACAGACATCATCCACAGCAAAATTGAGGAAACAGGAGGTCACTTCCTTATTGGccacgaggaggagagggaaccgCCTAACTGGTCTACTCTGTTTGATGGGACGCGCCCTATGGTTGTGCAGAAGACTGTCCTGAAGCCAATCAAAGACAGCCCCTGTCCTAGCcccgcctccagctcctcctcctccaatgcCAACAAGAAAAGAcgggccccgcccccaccctcgGACcagcagccttacaccccagAAGCCACGCCCACCAGGCCAGCTaaaccccctcttcctcctcctcctcttcttcaccagGAGAAGGAGAACAGGGGCACTCAGGCAAGACTGAGAACCAAGACTGGGCGGCCTTCTCTGGACACTAAGTTCTCCGCCATCATCCAGCAGCTCCAGAGGAACCAGATCCCAGCCCGGAAGAACGCCCCCTTGGGCCAGGTGGAGCTCTCTGGGCCCCAGCTCCTGCTGGGGGGGTACCAGGCTCCAGAGCAGGACGACCCCCCCAGACTGGCGCCGGTACCAGCTCCACGGAGCAAGATGCGGAAGTCTTTCAGGGAGAAGATTAACCCTAAAGCCTGGTGA